TAATAAGAAATCATCTCATCCGACCACAAAGTTGAAATGCATCAAATTTACACCTGACTGCCCaaccttattaaaaggaaaagaaatcatcTCACTCGACAACAAAGTTGAGAAATATCAAACTCACGAGGATGACCACCCATGCTAAAGGAAGAAGTGCAATGACTACGGAAATCGCATATCCAAGAAAAGATGTACCCAGTAAGGAAAACTTGGGCAGGAATAGCTGTGACTGAACCAAATAGCACTTTCAGCTGCTTCAGTAAATCTACTGTCCTGTCAAACACAAAACCCATAGTTAGTGGAATTGAAGGACATTCGAAACATTTCTCTTATGAAACAAAGCAGCAGGATTACCACATCGAGAAACAGTTAAAGATGTGAAAGCAGTTCATGAGTCTGACTGATAATATTCGATACTTTGGCCTTTCAAAAGTATATAGACATTAGAGAAACCCTATATTGGCATTTCATAGGTACTCATTCATCCAAGCAATAGCAGAATATAGAACTCAATGTCCATCTACTAAAACAAATTTCAATATAAACTCTGTGAATTCAACTCAGCTGGAGAACCATAATTCGTTTAGTTGACAGAGTTTGCAAAAGCTAATGATGAAGCAACTTCCAACTCTAAACATTTAATTCCCCAAGCTCAACGATGTCACATCCTAACTAACACAACTAATTCATGTCGTCTTTGACACTAAAACTCAAGCCAAAGTTATACTTAAAAATCTTAAACAAGTCTTAATTATCCGATATTACAGTAATAGAATAACAACAAGCAGCTACTCGCAGGGATTTGGTCTAGTGATAAGAGCGCACACAGCTTGTGATGTGTGGGTTAGAAGAATATCATGGGTTTGAACCTTGTCGCAGAAAAGCCTGTTATTTGAAGTGGTGACAAAAGCTTGGTAATTATGCGGAGAATTGTAGAGTGGCGGGCTCCTTATCAACAGAGTTCAACCGTGCGCCACTGGCTCTCGGTTattaaaaaaacaacaacaacagctgATATAAGAATGAAAATGGCATAAACGAGTACCTTCCCAACTCTTTGGAGGACTGCACCAAAACCATGCCAGCCGATTCCAGCATCTCACTTAATTCGGAGTTGTCTTCAACAAATTCACTAGTTTTACCCCTTCTCTCAACCAATCGCTCTATAATTGAGGAAGACAAAGATTCTGCTTCTTGGAACATACAACACATCATATATCTGCAAATTtttagaattttcttttaaaagtaAAACCGAACTCAGCATGAGAATTGAAAAAAACAATTTTAACAGACACCCGAAATACCAAATTGCTGCTTAGTGAATTAAGAATAAATTTTTCTagtgataatataataaaaaaagagattttgcTCGATAATAagccaaaaaataaaacaaaaaaagagagataaagaataGAAAAAGGGTACCTTTCTGAAAGTTCAATCTGTTCCCAAGCCGGAGAAGCTGCAGCGTCCATGGCCATCACTCTTTCTTCTCTTGGCTTAGATTCGGTGTGTTTGCAAATTGTTTGTGACACACACTACGAGAGAAACGAACTTTCCTGTTAGAGCAAATTGAAGGTGTTTTTAGAAAAATGTTATTTTGTGTGTGACAACTTTTGTCTCACCGTTCGGTGGACCCATGTTTCTGTGGATCAAAAAATGTAAGATTGGGATCCACAAATTTGTAAGATAAAAAGAAGCCTCATACAATTAGtgtaagttgtatgagacacaaaataaaatttcgtGAAAAAAAAGTACTAGTAACTCATGCCATATGTGCACACAATAAGAGAAAGAATAGAACACAAATAGAAAGTACTAGACAAAATAAGAGAGGATTCATATTAATAATTTTTGAATATGCCTCTTCGGGGCAGCATTAGACTTGATCACATGAGCAGCACTAGTAGTACATaccaaacacaaaaaaaaaaaaaaccatcaacaaggaacaaaaaaaaaacatatccAGAAAACTGGTTACTGAAGGGAATCTTAGGGAGCACTAGGAGAAAAAGGCTTAGAAGCTGCAGCAAGTGTCTGGAAAATATGGTCTATTCGGGCATTTCCCGACTTTTGCTCGTTGAGCAGTTCAACCTTTAGGTTCTGAACTTGCACCCTGAGGTCAGCATTTTCTTGGGTCAAGCGAATCACCTCATCATTCGATATGGGAACCGCTCGAGCTTCCTGGCCTTCCAGGATAACGTTTCTGGTCTTCAATCGACGTATTTCCTCAGCTGCACTATTCTGGGCATTGATGAGCTGAGACACAGTTGAAGTGCTTCCTACACCCCCATACTTCTCAATGCACTCGCACTCTTCCAAGATTATCTGTGAGAATGTCTGCTTATGGGTCCCTACTTTACCTATTCCCAAAGGAACCTCAAAGTGTTTGAACACGTACATGAGCAAGAATCCATAGAGAAACCCGTGATTGCCATCCTTGAAATCAGCCACTTTCTGCATGTGCTCAATCATTATGGCAGGCAGACTCACATGGTTGGAACCGTCCAATTGCTCCATTAAGAATATATCAGATTTTGAAATTACAGATCTCCTTTCTGCTCGAGGCAACATGACTTTGTTAACCAGCTCAAACAAAAACTGGTAGACAAGAAGTAGTGTtttcttatggatctggtcccctTTCTGATTGGAATTATCTTTCACTACCGCATTTCGAAAGTTGTACTGGCAAACATCTCGAACACTCGTCATTCCAACTGTAGGAACTTGCAAAATTTCTCTAAGCACTTGCACGCCAAAGACAATGTCCACACCATTGACCAAAGCACAAACATGGTCAGTATCGACTGGAAACAGACTGGCGAAGAAACTCTGGACCTCCTCCTCATACACTTTAGGAGCATCAACGTAGAAAAGATACGTCCACTATTGAAACTCCACCATTTCTAGGATTTGGTGCATTCCGACCATTTATGAGATTGTTGGGTCAAACGCACGACCAACAGAACTTTCTGATGCCGTAAACGCTCAGAGCCCAAGCAGACCTCACTCCGTGCATTCTTTCCAAGAGTAGGTTCTTCAACTGTTTCATACTTGCGTTTCCTATGCTTTTATCTACTAACTTTACCTTTCCCTTTGGACCTGACAAGAATATCCTCATCACTTACTACCTTTTTTATCTTAAACTTAGAAGTAGACCCTTTCTCCAGGGAAACTGACTCAGCCTTTTTCGAGGACCGCCTTACAAGGGAACATGGTTCCTTAGGAGTTCCTTCTTCCATCTCAACGATAGGGATAACTTCATCACCTATAGGTACACCATCCTTCCccaactttcttcttttctttttactgCTTTTCTTGCTCTTTTGGAGTGCATAATTGTAGGCCACTTTGACTTGAAGCCTGGTGGTGGGGCGCTTGATTTCAGACTCAGGAGTGGAAACAACCCTTTGCTTACTTATGAATGCGTCAAGGGCCATGCTTTCCAGGTCTTCTTCATCACTAGATTGCATCTCTGGTCCTTGAATTTCCAGGGGCACAACATCGAATGCAGGAACAACACTGTCCTGGGGATGAGACTCCTGGCCTGGGTCCTTCTAAGAGGGATCAGGTTCCCCATGTGAAGCCCCAGTAGTGTATGCTACTGCATATCCTTCAAATTCCATAATGGCCCATTCTTCCTTTACACTTTGTGACACGTGTTTCTAGGAAATGACCTTATGCAATACCCCATCAGCGGATACCACAAACACCGTCTTTTCTTCCTCAACCAGTGCTTCCACAACCATGGAGTCGACAGCAATAATGGCGGAGCCTTTTGTGAACTCAGTATTGTGACCTTATTCTCCACTTAAGATTTGACTGGTGTGGGCAACAGACGATGGAGAGAATGAAACAGTAGTTTCAAGGGTTTTTGAGTTGGAAGGAGGTTGGGAAACTAGGGAAGGTGTGACTGTAGCAGTAGGAGTGATAGATGGTGACAAGGACTTAGAGACGCCGAGAGGTTCCATAGACGGGTTAGAGGTGGTTATAGATGATGCAGAAAGATCGGAACTTTTCTAAGCCACTGCGAGAGGTGGTGTGATGATCCTTTATTTTTTGGGTGAATTTAGAATAGGGATTATGGTTAAGAAGGGAAGGAAATAGGGGTTTTTAAACAGAGAGGGTAATTATAAAGGGAGAAGAATAGGCACCGGTTCTGAAACGACGGTTGTGCGTGGAGAATTGTgatgtttcagagggagatggaacaTTTGAATTGAAGGGACGTGATAGCCGGATATGAAAAGTTGATGCTATGTCAGTTGTATTTTGTTCCTTTTAAGTCGTGTATTAAAAgatgcacagaactactaacctttagtACAAGAACCTGATTCTTGAGAAACATTTTCTTCAAGCTCCCccctttttgaaaaaaaagtaatCCTCTTTTATCGGTCATGTACTGCATCTACTGCTTCTATGCTTAACATGCGTGTCTACCTGCAACGGTatttgaagtgagttagacaagGACAAAAAACACTTTGagctaattaattcttaaaaatacAAGCCAACTaaagaggaatcaggttctcaatttgGCTTCAACAGTCCCatctttactctgtttctttcaaattgTTCCTACTTAGTGCCTTAGTAAAAATGTCTGCAATTCGATCTTCTATGCTGTAGAACTTCATGCATATCAACCATTTCTCCACATTATCTCTCAGAAAATGATacctcacatcaatatgtttgatccttttatgttgaactggattctttgccatattgagtgcactggtgttgtcTCACATAGGAGAGGTACACTCTCAGTGAGAACTCCAAAATCCTCTAGCTGCTGCTTGATCCACAGAAGCTGAGCACAACAGGATGCTGCAgctacatattcagcttcagctgttgaaagagccactgaattttgcttccttgtaCCCCAAAAGATAAGACATGATCCTAAGAAGTGATCCATCCCAGATGTACTTTTTTTGTCCACAAGATAACTTGCATAGTCTTCATCAACATACCTAACCAGATTAAAAATGTCACCTGATAGATAATATAGCACCAGGTCCTGCATCCTTTGATATATCTCagtattcttttggcagccttcaagtgagattccttggaaTTTGATTGAAACCTCGCACACAACCCcacactgaaaacaatgtcaggaCGACTAGAAgtgagatagagaagagacccaatgATGCCTCTATACATTGTTTGATTCACAAGAGATCTAGTTTCATGCATGTCTAGTCgggtggcagttgcaatgggagtgtctatcacttttgattcttccatgtcaaacctcttcaagagttcCTTGATGTATTTTTGCTGGCAAATGGAAGTACCATTTGGagactgttttacttgaagacccatGAAGAAGTTTAattcacccatcatactcatttcaaattcacttcccataagttttgcaaattcttcacatagagtgtcagttgttgctccaaaaatgatatcatcaacataaacctaaacaatgagcaggttccttccttgTTTCTATAAGAAcagagtgttgtcaatttttcctctCTTGAAGCTATTTTCTAAGAGAAATTTTGACAATCTTTCATACCACGCTTGAGGAGCCTACTTTAGCCCATACAAaactttgtccaatttgaacacatattcagggttatcatgacattcaaaccctgggggttgcttcacatagacttcttctttaagcattccattcaaaatgcacttttgacatccatttggaacaaagtgaattccatatgagaagcAAAGGCAATCAAAATTCTGATGGCTTCCATGCGGGCCACTAGAGCAaatgtttcatcatagtcaatcccttcctcctgatatagccttggaccactagcctggccttgttccttatggtaattccatgttcatcgagcttgtttctgaatacccacctggtgcCTATAATGGTTCTATCTGGGGATCTAGGTACCCGGTACCAAACActgtttctctcaaactgatATAGCTCGTTTTGCATGGATGTAATCTAATCTGCATCTTTTAAGGCTTCCTTGATGTTCTTGGGTTCTATctgggagagaaaggctgagaaggcaagtgaatttctagcTCTTGACCTGGTTTGAACTCCAGAATCTAGAGGAGTGATTATGTTATCTATAGGGTGAGAACTTTGATGTCTCCAGTTAGATGTCTGGGGTTCATTCTGAGAGGAAGACGGTATGTTTGGCTGATTCTCCTCTATCCTTCTCTCAGATGCCAATGGAGTTCCCTGAATTGCATCAACCAATCTTTCTTCAGCTTTAGTGATTGTAATTGAAGTGCTTGGTTCTGTTGATGATGAGGTCACGTTATCTTTATTTGGCTCCTTCACTTGACTCATCAAGTCTGTCTTTCCATTTGTCATATTGATGACTTCACCAGGAACAAGTAAgagttctccatcttgatcttcctcagcactcttctcaaatgatggatgagattcatcaaaaataacatggacACTTTCTTCAAGACATTGAGTTCCCTTGTTATAAATCTTGTAAGCCTTGCTTTGAGAAGGGTAGCCAAGAAATATCCCTTCGTCACTTTTAGCATCGAACTTACCAAGatgatcctttccattgttgagagcATATCATTTgcatccaaatgttcttaggtagGTCAGCTTGGGTTTTCTTCCATTCAGCAGTTCATACGGGGTCTTGTTCAGAattgatctgatcatgcacctattCACTAAGTAGCATGCAGTATTGACAGCTTCAGCCCAAAAGTTCTTTGCAACTCCATTGTCAAtcaacattgttcttgccatttcttccagagttctgttctttctttctactactccattttgttgtggagttctgggagctgagaagttgtgagtggtGCAATTTTTATTAcagaattcatcaaatttgatattgtcaaattctgtcccatgatctgatctaatgcatacaactctagactccatctttacctggattttcttcacaaatgcTACACATAATTCAACAGTTTCATCTTTTGTTCTAAGAAACatagtccatgtgaatctggaatagtcatCCACGATCACGAAAATGTGTCTCTTTACTCCTCTACTTtgcaccctcataggtccacacagatccatatgcAGGAGCTCAAGcggctttgaggtgctcacatctcttttTGATTTAAAGGAGGACTTTACATGTTTTCCTCTGGCACATGCATCACGGAccttttgagttttgaattgtgacataggcagaccatggaccaggtccttctgaatcagTTTGTTCAGAAAGGAAAAGCTTGCATGGACCAGTCTTCTGTGCCATAGTTCAACATCATCGTCAACTGCcttcagacaactcagatcactACTCTGTAAGGAttcaaaatcagcaacatagatgttcttgtatcttttggccaccagAACTATTTCACCAGTCACAAGAtcagtgactgtacatattttggacaagaattccaccttgtttcctttatcacagatttgagagacactcaggagactgtacttaagtccattgacatagtacacattttcaatagagtgaGTGAGCGACTTCCCAACTTTTACAACTCCAACAATGTATCCCTTTTTgtcattgccaaaggatacacttcctcgttttagtgaaagaaagtctgtggtgttcccagtcatgtgtttcgaacatccactatccatgaaccattgttgaccacTTCCTTTCACTGTTCTCTGCACAAAAAGttaggagttagttttaggaacccaaacaagtttgggtcccttgtagtaaccaagaggatgaataagagctctcttagtccatgcaaGTAATGTGCATTTTCTGTGAGTGGAACTTGGTCCCTCTTTTGTGGTCACAATTTCAGTAGTCACTTTATCTTTTGGTACTAATTGATTCTTGACCTGGACACCTTCCTTGGAGTGCCCAGTGTTCCTAAATTGGGTACGAGGCCAGTTGTCAGCTGCAGTGGTACTCTTACTGTTAGGGTTGTAAGGATCTTTCTTCCTTGGAAACCATGCTCCCCTCCCTTTTTCACTGTCATTAGTGAACAAGGTAGTGGTAGCCTCTACGAACCAGGTCCACTTTATCAAGATCATTCATTACTTTTTCTAGATTGGCTTAAAGGAGAtcatttttctcaatttcagcacTCATCCTACATCTCAAGGCCTTCACCTCATTCTCAAGCCTAAAATATTCCTCACTAACTATCTCCTTTCCCTTTTCAGAGCTTTCAGGTTTCAACTTAGTCAAGGGCTTTACTACTTGTTCCCTTTGGTCAGCAGTTTCTGCCAAGAGatcactattttcttttctaagaaTTTCAATGGCTTTGTTTTGATCAGTAATTGCAGCCACTAAGTCTTCTCTAGTATGTTCAGATTCTTCTAGTTCTAAGAACAAGGAATCCCTATCCTCCGCAAGACTACAAAAGGCAGTAATTAAAACATCAGCTAAACACATGAGTttttttggagaataggatttcagatttttTTGAACATCCCTCAAGTTTACCTCTTCTTGCCAGTGTCTTCATCATTGTCTGATTGAGCTATCAAAGCAAGCGTTGAGTCATATCCAATCTCCTCACCTTCAACTGCTATCGTAGAACTATCATCAGTATTAGATTTATCTTAttttacttgtgtagttccctCATAAGCTATTTGCAAAGCTTCTCATATTTTCTTGGCAGTGCCGCATGTAGAGATTCTATCGTACTCTTTAGGTCCCAAACCATATACCAGAATTTTCTTGGCACAAAAATTCTTCTCCACcgctttcttgtctgcttcagTGTATTCTCTGCAAgtctttttttttattgaaaATGGAAATTCATTTAGTACCTTGATTGGAACAAACAGACCTTCGCAGATGATATCCCAAAGCTCACATTCCTCAGCCATGATGAAATCATGCATTCTAGCTTTCCACCACCAATAGCATTTTCCATCAAACCTGAGTGGGTGATATatggattgaccttcttcaaaatttagtggagccgccatgaggatccttcctaggtgtaaGCCTAATAGGAGGAACTCGCTCTGATACCGATTGTTAATTTGTATGGGTCCACCAAATCGTAGAGTACCTAGTCATCTACAAGTTTCTGCTGAGAGAACTTAGTAAAGCAGTAAGTAaataaggcagaggatttttacgtggaaaaatc
The Nicotiana sylvestris chromosome 11, ASM39365v2, whole genome shotgun sequence DNA segment above includes these coding regions:
- the LOC138880993 gene encoding secreted RxLR effector protein 161-like, with translation MGELNFFMGLQVKQSPNGTSICQQKYIKELLKRFDMEESKVIDTPIATATRLDMHETRSLVNQTMYRGIIGSLLYLTSSRPDIVFSVGLCARFQSNSKESHLKAAKRILRYIKGCRTWYVDEDYASYLVDKKSTSGMDHFLGSCLIFWGTRKQNSVALSTAEAEYVAAASCCAQLLWIKQQLEDFGVLTESVPLLCETTPVHSIWQRIQFNIKGSNILM